A stretch of Calderihabitans maritimus DNA encodes these proteins:
- the ltrA gene encoding group II intron reverse transcriptase/maturase, with protein sequence MNKAKPFNISKSEIWEAYQQVKANQGAAGVDGQTIAEFEKDLGNNLYKLWNRMSSGSYFPPPVKRVEIPKDGGGTRPLGIPAVADRIAQTVVKRRLEPELEKVFHQDSYGYRPGKSAIEAVGVARQRCWKFNWVLDLDIKGFFDNIDHGLLMRAVRKHTDCKWILLYIERWLKAPVQLEDGRMERRDKGTPQGGVISPLLANLFLHYAFDMWM encoded by the coding sequence GTGAATAAAGCAAAGCCGTTTAATATTTCCAAAAGTGAGATTTGGGAAGCTTACCAACAAGTAAAAGCCAACCAGGGAGCTGCAGGGGTGGATGGACAAACGATTGCCGAATTTGAAAAAGACCTGGGGAACAACCTCTACAAACTCTGGAATCGAATGTCCTCCGGGAGTTACTTCCCACCGCCGGTCAAAAGGGTAGAAATACCCAAAGACGGCGGGGGAACCAGGCCGTTGGGAATACCCGCAGTGGCAGACCGTATAGCCCAAACCGTGGTCAAAAGGCGACTGGAGCCAGAATTAGAAAAAGTCTTCCATCAAGACTCCTACGGATACCGTCCGGGGAAGTCGGCGATAGAGGCAGTAGGAGTGGCCCGACAACGTTGCTGGAAGTTTAACTGGGTCTTAGACCTGGACATCAAAGGTTTCTTTGACAACATCGACCACGGACTATTAATGCGGGCGGTACGGAAACACACCGACTGTAAATGGATACTACTGTACATTGAACGGTGGCTGAAAGCACCGGTACAGTTAGAAGACGGGAGAATGGAGAGACGAGACAAAGGAACGCCGCAGGGAGGGGTGATAAGCCCTCTACTAGCCAACCTTTTCCTCCACTATGCATTCGACATGTGGATGC